The Malus sylvestris chromosome 3, drMalSylv7.2, whole genome shotgun sequence genomic sequence aaaataaagaaaaaaaggcaAAGATCCCAAAACCCTATAAAGCAAAAAGCCCAAATAAAAACCAGCAAACCAGCAAACCAGCAAACAAGAAGAATGACATATCAAAGGCAAAGATAAtcagtttcccaaaaaaataaagaaaaaaaggcaAAGATCCCAAAACCCTGTAAAGcaaaaagcccaaaaaaaaaaacccagaccAAACATAAACTCCAAATATATGttataaaaattcatcaaacCCCACATACATTAATCCAAAGTAGGTCCATAAACACATAAATCAACTAAGATTAGATTCAATAAGCTAATTTAAGCTAAAGGTAATTGAGTTTATGCAGCTTTTGCAGTGCAAGCCAAATAACTGCAACACAGATCATGTAGTGCAGTAGCTAGATCTCCATCGTCTTCCTTGATCTCTTCTGTTGCAACTCTTTCACTTGTTCCTTCAAAACCCACTTCTTGATTTGCATGCAGAGCTGCCCTAGCTTGTGACCTCTTCCTTTTCATGGCTTCCCTTCTGCGATCATGATCTGCCATCCTAAAACAAAAACACCcccacaaaaaataataaaaaacccaaaaatcatattcttaaaaaaaaacagaaagagagctttagagagagaaagtagagagagagagagagagagagaggaaggaagaggaaggaagTATACATACTCCTTAGAAAAGGTCAGATGGTGATGGGATATCCCTGAAACACAGAGAGGAAGGCCAAAGCTTCCATGGAAGGTTAACATGGACTgcatttttctctctctttctatatttttgggtttttttctggaggagaaaataaaaggagaacttttgagaaattattgtatgtatttttggtgaattttgggCAAATATAAATGcaaaagggggggggggttggTGATCTATCTAGATGCAGACAGGAGTCTGACAGTGTAGAAGGGATGGGCAACATTTATGGTTTAAGGATAATCGTGGTTATTTACCTATAACTGTTTATGTTCATACCTACATAATCGTTTATAAACGATTAACTATATTCATAACTGTGTACCCATTTAATCATAACagtttacccatttaaccataactaTTTATCTGTTTACCCGTTTTTGaacccgtttatcctttttttttacccatttacccattttttcacccgtcaatatgtttttttaacaacttgaaaattacaaaagaaaaatttgtcacaattttcgttttctgacaattaaacatTGTTATAGTTACATTTTAACATgcatttttctattttaatcatttaagtcttcatacaattccaataattgaaataataatttacaaACGGTATTTTTCTGTTATACCCAAGCaagtctttaattataattcataaagcttctaaaaacaaaaagcagTCATTATCTTGAATACTAGATGATTCAAAGTTCCAAAATATTCCGAAATAAAATAATTTCGAACACTAATACTTTAGCACGTTCAATCACAAAGTCTCATCGACTCATTGTCACCAAAAAAAACctacaaaagaaacaaattgaattagtaTCCCA encodes the following:
- the LOC126615736 gene encoding uncharacterized protein LOC126615736 yields the protein MQSMLTFHGSFGLPLCVSGISHHHLTFSKEMADHDRRREAMKRKRSQARAALHANQEVGFEGTSERVATEEIKEDDGDLATALHDLCCSYLACTAKAA